In Rhizobium lusitanum, a genomic segment contains:
- the gspM gene encoding type II secretion system protein GspM: MTGLLITVMNLPIMVQRLIAISAVALGVTLTLATAWAAVAIIDQQSDEITEARHALARFDQLIALDGTLSKEPVATNASQEFLAGATEPVIQAELQNKLNSLAGTAGATVVSAGGLPTLEKNKVKYVGVRASLQGRLTAIHAIILQLEAEKPYIIVRELILNGTSAANGGRLAEPIELSVQLSFFSPLNPAETVAIEGARP, translated from the coding sequence ATGACCGGTTTGTTGATCACTGTCATGAACTTGCCGATCATGGTGCAACGGCTGATCGCCATTTCGGCGGTGGCGCTCGGTGTCACCCTGACATTGGCGACAGCCTGGGCCGCCGTTGCAATCATCGATCAGCAAAGCGATGAAATCACCGAGGCCAGGCATGCCCTGGCTCGCTTCGACCAATTGATCGCCCTGGACGGGACGCTCTCCAAGGAACCTGTCGCAACGAATGCCTCTCAGGAATTTCTAGCCGGCGCGACCGAACCAGTCATTCAGGCCGAACTGCAGAACAAGCTCAACTCTCTCGCCGGCACCGCCGGCGCAACTGTGGTGTCGGCCGGTGGTCTACCGACTCTCGAAAAGAACAAGGTCAAATATGTCGGCGTTCGTGCAAGCCTGCAGGGCCGCCTCACCGCCATCCACGCCATCATCCTCCAACTGGAAGCAGAGAAGCCTTACATCATTGTCCGGGAGTTGATCCTGAACGGAACAAGCGCGGCAAATGGCGGGCGATTGGCCGAGCCGATCGAGCTCAGCGTGCAATTGTCGTTTTTCAGTCCCCTCAATCCGGCCGAAACAGTGGCGATCGAGGGAGCAAGGCCGTGA
- a CDS encoding PilN domain-containing protein gives MALIDIEEALPFLRDDSYVLLPGDLRGDGTSYAVVRKSILDPIIAAIGGAGHAVSAIALDTEGEPEFVSKASLKSMYTLPRRVRLRRQLSGGVLGAAIILSVATFAHAYLRNASAISRLAELTDTKQTQALAVRKKLERRQLEQKLLQAARAGKAESIPVTMIWEELTRILPDSTWLTDMSIREDQVTIAGFSNSAADLIAILGASPLLSNPSFASQVLRTPGQEGERFSIQMRIAMR, from the coding sequence ATGGCCTTGATCGATATCGAGGAAGCCCTGCCGTTTCTGCGCGACGATTCCTACGTGCTCTTGCCTGGAGATCTGCGTGGAGACGGGACCAGCTATGCCGTGGTCCGCAAATCCATTCTCGATCCGATCATCGCAGCGATTGGCGGGGCCGGCCATGCGGTGTCGGCGATCGCCTTGGACACGGAAGGTGAGCCTGAGTTCGTCAGCAAGGCAAGCCTCAAGTCCATGTACACCCTCCCTCGGCGCGTCAGGCTTCGCAGGCAGCTGTCAGGCGGCGTGCTTGGAGCCGCCATCATTTTGTCGGTAGCAACATTCGCGCACGCCTATCTGCGAAACGCATCAGCGATATCACGCCTGGCGGAGCTCACGGATACCAAACAGACGCAGGCATTGGCCGTCCGGAAAAAATTGGAAAGGCGACAGCTGGAACAGAAGCTGTTGCAAGCGGCGCGCGCGGGCAAGGCTGAATCCATTCCGGTTACGATGATTTGGGAGGAGCTGACACGGATCCTTCCCGATTCAACATGGCTTACAGATATGTCGATCCGGGAGGATCAAGTCACGATCGCCGGGTTCTCCAATTCGGCGGCGGACCTGATCGCGATCCTTGGTGCATCTCCCTTGTTGTCAAATCCCAGTTTCGCCTCTCAGGTCCTGAGAACTCCCGGGCAAGAGGGAGAACGATTTTCCATCCAGATGCGAATAGCGATGCGATGA
- a CDS encoding MarR family winged helix-turn-helix transcriptional regulator: MDIDARTSKLTDPLETLLGYQLRRASNVMMADLGSRLQAIELRPVEASILTLIDANPGCTQSDLGRSLGIQRANMVPLMVGLTKAGLVDRAPVSGRSQALRLTRTGMERLEMVRAIIEAHEARFRRLFAPELREAALEVLRSIREEGDGPPRQDNPELAIVT, translated from the coding sequence ATGGATATCGACGCCCGCACATCGAAATTGACCGACCCGCTTGAGACCCTGCTTGGCTATCAGCTGAGGAGGGCATCCAACGTGATGATGGCTGACCTGGGCTCAAGGCTTCAGGCCATCGAACTCAGGCCAGTCGAAGCTTCCATTCTGACGTTGATCGACGCCAATCCCGGCTGTACCCAGAGCGATCTCGGACGTAGCCTGGGCATCCAGCGTGCCAACATGGTTCCCCTGATGGTCGGGCTCACCAAGGCTGGGCTCGTCGACCGGGCTCCGGTCAGTGGCCGATCGCAGGCTCTTCGCCTGACGAGGACCGGCATGGAGAGGCTGGAGATGGTGCGCGCCATCATCGAGGCACACGAGGCACGGTTTCGGCGTCTTTTCGCACCGGAGTTGCGAGAGGCGGCGTTGGAGGTGCTACGAAGCATCCGGGAAGAGGGCGATGGGCCGCCGCGCCAGGATAATCCGGAGCTCGCGATCGTTACTTGA